A genomic stretch from Erigeron canadensis isolate Cc75 chromosome 9, C_canadensis_v1, whole genome shotgun sequence includes:
- the LOC122582587 gene encoding trihelix transcription factor ASIL1-like, which translates to MANPNHPQNLAIIEPFAPPKPVSSRRLPPPCWSPEETVALIEAYREKWYSLRRGNLRATHWQEVADGVAATCPVGNPKTSIQCRHKMEKLRKRYRAEIQRIGNNPNGRRFPPPSGWVHFRLMDDMELGFGVGSGSGGSGNGYREDEEEGEEEDDEELGFYPKSLVKQGIPISRRFQGNGVRIRLPNVGNTNTVYDDYPPNMNPNYGLGKGMRGDGYLKESEKGQNVVGSLMKRKKIEDVKSDDSGGEVISEMVGAINKLADGFVRMEQMKMEMAKEFESMRMKMEMKRTEMVLESQQKIWGSFMETFKEKKDDGKKVKRMPTPES; encoded by the coding sequence atggctAACCCAAATCACCCCCAAAACCTAGCCATAATCGAACCATTCGCACCACCAAAACCAGTCTCATCTCGCCGCCTGCCACCGCCATGTTGGTCACCTGAAGAAACCGTCGCTTTAATTGAAGCTTATCGTGAAAAATGGTATTCTCTTAGGCGAGGTAACCTACGCGCCACCCACTGGCAAGAAGTTGCTGACGGTGTTGCTGCCACGTGTCCTGTTGGTAACCCGAAAACATCGATTCAGTGTAGACATAAGATGGAAAAGTTAAGAAAAAGATATCGGGCTGAAATTCAAAGAATTGGGAATAACCCGAATGGGAGACGGTTTCCTCCGCCTTCTGGGTGGGTTCATTTTAGGTTAATGGATGATATGGAGTTAGGGTTTGGtgtcgggtcgggttcgggtgGGTCGGGTAATGGATATCGAGAGGACGAGGAAGAGGGGGAGGAAGAGGATGATGAGGAATTGGGTTTTTATCCGAAAAGCCTTGTTAAACAAGGGATTCCGATAAGTAGACGGTTTCAAGGGAATGGGGTTAGGATTAGGTTACCGAATGTGGGTAATACGAATACGGTGTATGATGATTACCCGCCTAATATGAATCCGAATTACGGGTTGGGTAAAGGGATGAGAGGAGACGGGTATTTGAAGGAAAGTGAAAAGGGACAGAACGTCGTTGGGAGTTTGATGAAAAGGAAGAAGATTGAGGATGTGAAAAGTGACGATAGTGGTGGTGAGGTGATAAGTGAAATGGTGGGGGCGATAAATAAATTGGCGGACGGGTTTGTGAGAATGGAACAGATGAAGATGGAGATGGCCAAGGAGTTTGAGTCTATGAGAATGAAAATGGAGATGAAACGAACCGAGATGGTACTTGAGTCGCAACAGAAGATATGGGGATCGTTTATGGAAACGTTTAAGGAAAAGAAGGATGATGGGAAGAAAGTAAAGAGAATGCCTACGCCGGAATCTTGA